The Mesorhizobium sp. M1D.F.Ca.ET.043.01.1.1 genome contains a region encoding:
- the pbpC gene encoding penicillin-binding protein 1C: protein MLSRKLLRRTAIAGISLACLAAASVAALWELDRAFPPPLPATLTVSTEVQDRDGQLLRAFATPDGYWRLGTRLDQVDREFVDMLVAYEDKRFWDHRGVDLLALCRAAGQFATSGHIVSGGSTLSMQLARLIEPRDGRSLGSKLKQILRAIQIERRLSKREILERYLMLAPYGGNLEGVRAASLAYFGKEPKRLTVSEAALLVALPQLPEKRRPDRNLDIAHAARDRVLARMVSAGLLGEREAARAALDDVSGLRRKLPALAAHASYAMLPKAEPGKPLQLTIRRSVQQGLEQVAREAARKLGPKLSIAMVMADARTGDILGEVGSADFFDASRSGWIDMTKVVRSPGSTLKPFIYGLAFEQGLVAQETIIEDSPADFGGYRPKNFDMGYQGDVSIRQALQLSLNVPAIRVLDAVGPARLTARFRQAGVNLVLPLNEAPGLAIGLGGAGVTLRDLVQLYTGLSNGGKMHTLHDGTEPANAERTTATILDDQAAWQIDDILSGVKPPEGAAQRGIAYKTGTSYGYRDAWSVGFDGRYVLGVWVGRADASPIPGLSGYVSAAPILFEGFVRSGLASVPLSGRPPGVFNPKREELPVTLARFGAGSDGLVQARATEPAPTIVFPPDGARVDLGANSAEATPLVLKLQGGRAPFRWLANGKPLAGIDRRRTATWQPDGTGYSTLTVIDAAGRAASVKVFVE, encoded by the coding sequence ATGCTCTCCAGGAAACTCCTCCGACGAACCGCCATCGCGGGCATTTCGCTTGCCTGTCTTGCGGCCGCCTCCGTCGCCGCCCTCTGGGAGCTCGACCGCGCCTTCCCGCCGCCTTTGCCGGCAACGCTGACGGTCTCGACCGAGGTGCAGGACCGCGACGGCCAGCTCCTGCGCGCCTTCGCGACGCCGGACGGCTACTGGCGGCTCGGAACCAGGCTCGACCAGGTCGACAGAGAGTTCGTCGACATGCTCGTCGCCTATGAGGACAAGCGCTTCTGGGACCACCGCGGCGTCGACCTGCTGGCGCTCTGCCGCGCCGCCGGCCAGTTCGCCACCAGCGGCCATATCGTTTCCGGCGGCTCGACCTTGTCGATGCAGCTTGCCCGGCTGATCGAGCCGCGCGACGGCCGCAGCCTCGGCTCCAAGCTCAAGCAGATCCTGCGCGCCATCCAGATCGAGCGGCGGCTGTCCAAGCGCGAAATCCTCGAACGCTACCTGATGCTGGCGCCCTATGGCGGCAATCTCGAGGGCGTGCGCGCCGCCTCGCTTGCGTATTTCGGCAAGGAGCCGAAGCGATTGACGGTCTCGGAGGCCGCGCTGCTCGTCGCGCTGCCGCAACTGCCGGAAAAACGGCGGCCGGACCGCAACCTCGACATCGCGCATGCCGCGCGTGATCGCGTGCTCGCCCGCATGGTGTCCGCCGGCCTGCTTGGCGAACGCGAGGCCGCGCGCGCCGCCCTCGACGACGTATCCGGCCTGCGCCGCAAGCTGCCGGCGCTGGCCGCGCATGCCTCCTACGCCATGCTGCCCAAGGCGGAGCCCGGCAAGCCGCTGCAGCTCACCATCCGCCGAAGCGTCCAGCAGGGGCTGGAACAGGTGGCAAGGGAGGCCGCCAGGAAGCTCGGGCCGAAACTCTCCATTGCCATGGTGATGGCCGATGCGCGCACGGGCGACATTCTTGGCGAGGTCGGATCGGCCGATTTCTTCGACGCCAGCCGCTCCGGCTGGATCGACATGACCAAGGTCGTGCGCTCGCCCGGTTCGACGCTGAAGCCGTTCATCTATGGGCTCGCCTTCGAGCAAGGCCTGGTGGCGCAGGAGACGATCATCGAGGACAGCCCTGCCGATTTCGGCGGCTACCGGCCGAAGAATTTCGACATGGGCTACCAAGGCGACGTCAGCATCAGGCAGGCGCTGCAATTGTCGCTCAACGTGCCGGCGATCCGGGTGCTGGACGCGGTCGGTCCCGCGCGGCTCACGGCGCGCTTCCGCCAGGCCGGCGTCAACCTGGTCCTGCCGCTCAACGAGGCGCCCGGCCTGGCGATCGGCCTCGGCGGCGCCGGCGTGACGCTGCGCGATCTCGTGCAGCTCTATACGGGCCTCTCCAATGGCGGCAAGATGCACACGCTGCATGACGGCACCGAGCCGGCCAACGCCGAGCGCACCACCGCTACCATCCTCGACGACCAGGCCGCCTGGCAGATCGACGACATCCTGTCCGGCGTGAAGCCGCCGGAAGGCGCTGCCCAGCGCGGCATCGCTTATAAAACCGGCACCTCCTACGGCTATCGCGATGCCTGGTCGGTCGGTTTCGACGGCCGCTACGTGCTGGGCGTCTGGGTCGGCCGCGCCGACGCCAGCCCCATCCCCGGCCTTTCCGGCTACGTCTCGGCCGCGCCGATCCTGTTCGAAGGCTTCGTCCGCTCGGGTCTGGCCAGCGTGCCGCTGTCCGGCCGGCCGCCGGGCGTCTTCAACCCCAAGCGAGAGGAACTGCCGGTGACGCTCGCCCGCTTCGGCGCCGGATCGGACGGACTGGTGCAGGCAAGGGCGACTGAGCCGGCGCCGACCATCGTCTTCCCGCCGGACGGCGCCCGCGTCGATCTCGGCGCAAATTCGGCCGAGGCCACGCCGCTGGTGCTGAAGCTGCAAGGCGGCCGCGCACCGTTCCGCTGGCTGGCCAACGGCAAGCCGCTCGCCGGCATCGACCGCCGCCGCACCGCGACCTGGCAGCCCGACGGCACCGGCTATTCGACGCTGACCGTGATCGACGCCGCCGGACGCGCGGCCAGCGTGAAGGTTTTCGTTGAATAA
- a CDS encoding autotransporter assembly complex family protein: MPAYETQMSGGIAPGRGLPRALLFALACSAMIAFEARPAVAFEIFGIKLWGSSSDEDADIVDPLRYSVTIDAPDADKDLVEKLENASTLKSDEEHPVSGSLGLMAKARSDREQLVAALYADARYEGVVTITIQGKSIDELPPDAEFKGPQPIPVVVSIAAGPKFTLGDIRLKGDAAGLASADFGLIAGGDAGSGAVLKAEAAIVRALKEEGRPLAKVTDREIVADHKSSTLDVTLTVAAGPVAGYGDTTVEGTEKVDRDFTEYMTGLKRGQQYSPQEIDDARDRLLGLEVFNSVTIKEGDSLDTQGNIPIGVQVSERKPRFFGIGGTFSNTEGLGLEGYWGHRNLFGRAEKLRIDGSISGIGSNSISALNYNAGIMFEKPGVLGPTSKFFTGIKTVFEHPDAYDHFSVKGNIGVSYDLDKKQRVSAEFALDYSRITDVFGKHTYLIASIPLQYVYDSRDNKLNPTRGFRALAYAEPSYDILNGATFLKLKGEGSAYQSLDTASKFVLAERAVLGSIVGTGLQNVPADRRFYSGGGGSVRGYAYQGIGPKDIDGQPIGGLSFFETSIEMRIAVTDTIGIVPFVDAGTVSTKSFPDFSDVKVGAGVGLRYLTPFGPLRIDAAVPLNRDPSDPHFGIYAGIGQAF; the protein is encoded by the coding sequence ATGCCGGCGTATGAAACGCAGATGTCAGGAGGGATCGCGCCAGGGCGCGGGCTTCCGCGCGCCCTGCTTTTCGCGCTCGCCTGCTCCGCGATGATCGCCTTCGAAGCGCGGCCGGCGGTTGCTTTCGAGATTTTCGGCATCAAGCTCTGGGGCTCGTCCAGCGACGAGGACGCCGATATCGTCGATCCGCTGCGCTATTCGGTGACCATCGATGCGCCCGACGCCGACAAGGATCTGGTCGAGAAGCTGGAGAATGCTTCGACGCTCAAGAGCGACGAGGAGCATCCGGTTTCGGGGTCGCTCGGCCTGATGGCCAAGGCGCGCAGCGACCGGGAACAGCTCGTGGCCGCCCTTTACGCCGACGCCCGCTACGAAGGCGTGGTCACCATCACCATCCAGGGCAAGTCCATAGACGAACTGCCGCCGGATGCCGAATTCAAGGGGCCGCAGCCCATCCCGGTGGTCGTCAGCATCGCCGCCGGGCCGAAATTCACGCTTGGCGACATCAGGCTGAAGGGCGACGCGGCCGGTCTGGCGAGCGCCGATTTCGGCTTGATCGCCGGCGGCGACGCAGGATCGGGTGCGGTGCTCAAGGCCGAAGCGGCGATCGTGCGCGCCCTCAAGGAAGAGGGCAGGCCGCTCGCCAAGGTGACGGACCGCGAGATCGTCGCCGACCATAAAAGCTCGACACTCGACGTGACGCTGACGGTGGCGGCCGGTCCGGTCGCCGGCTATGGCGACACCACGGTCGAGGGCACCGAGAAGGTCGACCGCGACTTCACCGAATACATGACCGGCTTGAAGCGGGGCCAGCAATATTCGCCGCAAGAGATTGACGATGCCCGCGATCGGCTGCTCGGGCTCGAGGTCTTCAACAGCGTGACCATCAAGGAGGGCGACAGCCTCGACACCCAGGGCAATATCCCGATCGGCGTCCAGGTGAGCGAGCGCAAGCCGCGCTTTTTCGGCATCGGCGGCACGTTTTCGAACACGGAAGGGCTGGGGCTCGAAGGCTATTGGGGCCACCGCAACCTGTTCGGCCGGGCGGAGAAGCTGCGCATCGACGGTTCCATCAGCGGCATCGGCAGCAACAGCATTTCGGCGCTCAACTACAATGCCGGCATCATGTTCGAGAAGCCGGGCGTGCTCGGGCCGACCTCGAAGTTCTTCACCGGCATCAAGACCGTGTTCGAGCACCCCGACGCCTATGACCATTTCTCGGTCAAGGGCAATATCGGCGTGTCCTACGATCTCGACAAGAAACAGAGGGTTTCGGCGGAATTCGCGCTCGACTACTCGCGGATCACCGACGTCTTCGGCAAGCACACCTATCTGATCGCCAGCATTCCGCTGCAATATGTTTATGACAGCCGCGACAACAAGCTCAATCCGACCAGGGGTTTCCGGGCGCTCGCCTATGCCGAGCCGAGCTACGACATCCTGAACGGCGCGACCTTCCTCAAGCTGAAGGGCGAAGGCTCCGCCTATCAGTCGCTCGACACGGCGAGCAAGTTCGTGCTGGCCGAACGCGCCGTGCTCGGCTCGATCGTCGGCACCGGCTTGCAGAACGTGCCCGCCGACCGGCGTTTCTATTCCGGCGGCGGCGGCTCGGTGCGCGGCTATGCCTATCAGGGCATCGGCCCGAAGGACATCGACGGCCAGCCGATCGGCGGTCTGTCCTTCTTCGAGACGTCGATCGAGATGCGTATCGCCGTCACCGACACGATCGGCATCGTGCCCTTCGTCGATGCCGGCACGGTCTCGACGAAATCCTTCCCGGATTTCTCGGACGTCAAGGTCGGCGCCGGCGTCGGCTTGCGCTATCTTACGCCATTCGGGCCGCTGCGCATCGATGCCGCCGTGCCGCTCAACCGCGATCCGAGCGATCCGCATTTCGGCATCTATGCCGGCATCGGCCAGGCGTTCTGA
- a CDS encoding alpha-2-macroglobulin family protein: MAMRAARGLSFLLLLFFAPVFLASSAALAAEARRIVTTDNSDYFGFDLRSDQNVSLDQCKTTCLGDPACRAFTYNTKAKWCFLKSDYNQLKPFSGAVAGKIANVDGDPDIGAPPELTFFPGWMVDQAQQFRNKLTDPAYDKPAEGLAALQAAAEQAALTGDHRLAMQKYQAALSVLPDDGALWLALARETLGVQPASNTSESSTLPANVTSAAFNAYKLVRTAKTRAEALALLAAGLDKRDLFRPAIQAYEASLALVSSPAVQADYADLKARKGFRVIDHSVDADSSTPRICAQFSEALVKTGVDYSQFVTVDNAAPKAVEAKDKQICVEGLEHGQHYDVTFRAGLPAAIGETIAAPVVLSIYVQDRAPSARFTGDSFVLPSGARRGIPVVTVNMNAAKMKLYRIGDRSLAQLLSGYQFLHQLDGYDISTISDQMGEPVWEGTLDIANDLNKEVTTSFPVDEAIPQRKPGVYVLTAQPVDDKDDDYGSRATQWFVVSDIGLSTYTGEDGLNVFARSLGSAKPIAGAELTLLAKNNEILGTATSDAEGHAVFNPGLTRGEGGMVPAVLMAKQGDNDFVFLDMGRAGFDLSDRGVAGRAAPGALDVYAWTERGIYRAGEDVHVAALARDGAAKAVDNLPLTFIFTRPDGVENRRIVSDGASAGGHAVDLPLEGNAMRGTWTVSIYTDPKQSPVASQMFLVEDFVPDRIEFDLTADKKEIAQGETANASVDGRFLYGAPAAGLALEGEMTLSTTSSWDRFKGFTFGLADEQSAEPTVTPLANLPVVGDDGKATFPVSIDQLPSTTKLVNAKVTVRMREAGGRAVERSLDIAVHPEKEMIGIRPDFEGDEVPQGGTAKFSIIAVDPNGKREELKGAQWSLVKVERNYQWYRSNNYWNYEAVNLTKAVANGQIDLNADGEATVSLPVDWGRYRLEVETADPDGPATSYEFDAGWYVASTTTETPDGLEIALDKDTYAAGEVARLKVSPHFAGELLVTIGADKLLKTVTASVPAGGSTVDIPVGDDWGAGAYVTATLFRPGDAEQSRMPARAIGVKWLTVDPGSKKLAVTLTPPEKTAPRQQLSIPVAVSGAQPGSNAYVMVAAVDVGILNLTNYKAPDPENWFFGQRMLGLEIRDLYGRLIDGSLGTTGKLRTGGDGANMQSQGSPPTEKLVAFSSGPVELDANGKTRVDFDIPQFNGTVRVMAVAWTKEAVGHAESDVIVRDPVVITAGLPRFLAPGDAATMRLDIADTDGPVGDYKLSVTTTGDLSTGEKPLPEKLTLAQGKRQSLSFPLIARTAGDASITVKLAHDSGTEVEQTLYLPVRPAQLPVTNRMVVDLKPNGGALRVDRELLAASVLDGASVSVGVSQAAAFDVPSLLMSLDHYPYGCAEQTTSRAMPLLYVNDMATSIGMESDPDLHGRIQDAVYKVLSYQASSGSFGLWGPGSGDLWLDGYVTEFLTRAREQKYDVPAQAMSQALNNLQNSLGYDQDVQDRGSEIAYALYVLARNKKASIGDLRYYADTQLEAFTSPMAVAQLAASLALYGDTQRSEATFQTALRLAQAGTEYDYYRSDYGSPLRDGAAMLALAAESKPVPSIVPQLIRLLARERADARWTSTQDESWMLLAARALKEGNDSITLSVNGAPHSGGYSDRVSGSDLEGSPLTIANTGTTPLQAVVTAVAAPVDPLPAGGDGFTIDRTYYRLDGTEANVTEARQNERYVVVLKIYEQNKWASRLLITDLLPAGFEIDNPGLVSSAQLSNFSWLAQTDAAHLEFRDDRFVAAFNPNEGDGDRNITLAYVVRAVTPGTYAHPAATVEDMYRPQYSARTASGMMEVKAE, from the coding sequence GTGGCAATGCGCGCGGCTCGTGGTCTCTCTTTCCTTCTCCTTCTCTTTTTCGCTCCTGTCTTCCTCGCATCGAGCGCGGCACTCGCGGCCGAAGCCCGGCGAATCGTAACGACGGACAATTCCGACTATTTCGGTTTCGATCTCAGGTCGGACCAGAATGTCAGCCTCGACCAATGCAAGACCACATGCCTCGGCGACCCCGCCTGCCGCGCCTTCACCTACAACACCAAGGCCAAATGGTGCTTTCTCAAATCCGACTATAATCAGCTCAAACCCTTCAGCGGCGCAGTCGCCGGCAAGATCGCCAATGTCGATGGCGACCCCGACATCGGCGCTCCGCCGGAACTTACCTTCTTTCCCGGCTGGATGGTCGACCAGGCCCAGCAGTTCCGCAACAAGCTGACCGATCCGGCCTATGACAAGCCGGCCGAAGGGCTGGCGGCGCTTCAGGCCGCGGCCGAGCAGGCGGCGCTGACCGGCGACCATCGCCTCGCCATGCAGAAATACCAGGCGGCGCTGTCCGTCCTGCCCGACGACGGTGCGCTCTGGCTGGCGCTGGCGCGCGAGACGCTCGGCGTGCAGCCGGCTTCCAATACCTCCGAATCCTCGACCTTGCCGGCAAACGTCACTTCGGCCGCCTTCAACGCGTATAAGCTGGTGCGCACCGCAAAGACCCGCGCCGAGGCGCTGGCGCTGCTTGCCGCCGGCCTCGATAAGCGCGACCTCTTCCGGCCTGCGATCCAGGCCTATGAGGCGAGCCTGGCGCTGGTGAGCTCACCCGCCGTGCAGGCCGACTATGCCGACCTCAAGGCGCGCAAGGGTTTCCGCGTCATCGACCACTCGGTCGATGCCGATTCCAGCACGCCGCGCATCTGCGCCCAGTTTTCCGAGGCACTGGTCAAGACCGGCGTCGACTATTCGCAGTTCGTCACCGTCGACAACGCCGCGCCCAAGGCCGTCGAGGCCAAGGACAAGCAGATCTGCGTCGAGGGGCTGGAGCACGGCCAGCACTATGACGTGACCTTCCGCGCCGGCCTGCCGGCGGCGATCGGCGAGACGATCGCCGCCCCGGTCGTGCTGTCGATCTATGTCCAGGACCGCGCCCCGTCGGCCCGCTTCACCGGCGACAGCTTCGTGCTGCCTTCCGGCGCCCGCCGCGGCATTCCCGTCGTCACCGTCAATATGAACGCCGCCAAGATGAAGCTTTATCGCATCGGCGATCGTTCGCTGGCGCAGCTTCTGTCCGGCTACCAATTCCTGCACCAGCTCGACGGCTACGACATTTCCACCATTTCCGACCAGATGGGCGAGCCCGTCTGGGAAGGCACGCTGGACATCGCCAACGACCTCAACAAAGAGGTCACCACCTCGTTTCCGGTGGACGAGGCGATCCCGCAGCGCAAACCCGGCGTCTATGTGCTGACCGCCCAGCCGGTCGACGACAAGGACGACGACTATGGTTCGCGCGCCACGCAGTGGTTCGTCGTCTCCGACATCGGCCTCTCCACCTATACCGGCGAGGACGGTCTCAACGTCTTTGCCCGATCGCTCGGCTCCGCCAAGCCGATCGCCGGCGCCGAACTGACGCTGCTTGCCAAGAACAACGAGATCCTTGGCACGGCGACATCCGATGCCGAAGGCCACGCAGTGTTCAACCCGGGCCTGACGCGCGGCGAAGGCGGCATGGTGCCGGCCGTGCTGATGGCCAAGCAGGGCGACAACGACTTCGTCTTCCTCGACATGGGTCGTGCCGGCTTCGATCTGTCGGACCGTGGCGTTGCCGGGCGTGCCGCGCCCGGCGCTCTCGACGTCTATGCCTGGACCGAGCGCGGCATCTACCGCGCGGGCGAGGACGTCCATGTCGCGGCCCTTGCCCGCGACGGCGCGGCCAAGGCGGTCGACAACCTGCCGCTGACCTTCATCTTCACCCGTCCTGACGGCGTCGAGAACCGCCGCATCGTCAGCGACGGCGCGTCGGCTGGTGGCCATGCCGTCGACCTGCCGCTCGAGGGCAACGCCATGCGCGGCACCTGGACGGTGTCGATCTATACCGATCCCAAGCAGTCACCGGTGGCGAGCCAGATGTTCCTGGTCGAAGACTTCGTCCCGGATCGCATCGAGTTCGACCTGACGGCCGACAAGAAGGAGATCGCCCAGGGCGAGACCGCCAATGCCAGCGTCGACGGCCGCTTCCTCTACGGCGCGCCGGCCGCGGGCCTCGCGCTCGAAGGCGAGATGACGCTGTCGACCACAAGCAGCTGGGACCGGTTCAAGGGCTTCACCTTCGGCCTCGCCGACGAGCAGTCGGCCGAGCCGACGGTGACGCCTTTGGCCAACCTTCCCGTCGTCGGCGATGACGGCAAGGCCACCTTCCCGGTCTCGATCGACCAGTTGCCTTCGACCACCAAGCTGGTCAACGCCAAGGTCACTGTCCGCATGCGGGAAGCCGGCGGCCGCGCCGTCGAGCGCTCGCTCGACATCGCCGTCCATCCCGAGAAGGAGATGATCGGCATCCGTCCGGATTTCGAAGGCGATGAGGTGCCGCAAGGCGGGACGGCGAAGTTCAGCATCATCGCTGTCGATCCGAACGGCAAGCGCGAGGAGCTGAAAGGCGCCCAGTGGTCGCTGGTCAAGGTCGAGCGCAATTACCAATGGTACCGCTCGAACAACTACTGGAACTATGAAGCGGTGAACCTCACCAAGGCGGTCGCCAACGGCCAGATCGACCTGAATGCCGACGGCGAGGCGACCGTATCGCTTCCAGTCGACTGGGGCCGCTACCGGCTCGAGGTCGAGACGGCAGACCCCGACGGTCCGGCGACCAGCTACGAATTCGACGCCGGCTGGTACGTCGCCTCGACCACCACCGAGACGCCTGACGGCCTGGAGATCGCGCTCGACAAGGACACTTACGCTGCCGGCGAAGTCGCCAGGCTGAAGGTCTCGCCGCATTTTGCCGGCGAACTGCTCGTCACCATCGGCGCCGACAAACTCTTGAAGACCGTCACCGCTTCGGTGCCGGCCGGCGGCAGCACCGTCGACATCCCGGTCGGCGACGACTGGGGCGCCGGGGCCTATGTCACGGCGACTTTGTTCAGGCCGGGCGATGCCGAGCAATCGCGCATGCCGGCCCGCGCCATCGGCGTCAAATGGCTGACCGTCGATCCGGGCTCGAAGAAGCTCGCCGTCACGCTGACGCCGCCGGAAAAGACCGCGCCGCGCCAGCAGCTTTCGATCCCGGTCGCCGTCAGCGGCGCGCAACCCGGCAGCAACGCCTATGTCATGGTCGCGGCCGTCGACGTCGGCATCCTCAACCTGACCAACTACAAGGCGCCCGATCCGGAAAATTGGTTCTTCGGGCAGCGCATGCTGGGCCTCGAGATCCGCGACCTCTATGGCCGCCTGATCGACGGCTCGCTCGGCACCACCGGCAAGCTCAGGACCGGCGGCGACGGCGCCAACATGCAGTCGCAAGGCAGCCCGCCGACCGAAAAGCTGGTCGCCTTCTCCTCCGGCCCGGTCGAGCTCGATGCCAACGGCAAGACGCGGGTCGATTTCGACATCCCGCAGTTCAACGGCACCGTGCGCGTCATGGCCGTCGCCTGGACAAAGGAGGCTGTGGGCCATGCCGAGAGCGACGTCATCGTGCGCGATCCGGTGGTGATCACCGCCGGCCTGCCGCGCTTCCTGGCACCCGGCGATGCCGCGACCATGCGCCTCGACATCGCCGACACCGATGGTCCCGTCGGCGACTACAAGCTCTCGGTCACCACGACCGGGGATCTCTCGACCGGCGAGAAACCCCTGCCCGAGAAGCTGACGCTCGCCCAGGGCAAGCGGCAGTCGCTCTCCTTCCCGCTGATCGCGCGGACGGCGGGCGACGCTTCGATCACCGTCAAGCTCGCGCATGACAGCGGCACCGAGGTCGAGCAGACGCTCTATCTGCCGGTGCGCCCGGCGCAGCTTCCGGTCACCAACCGCATGGTGGTCGACCTGAAACCCAATGGCGGCGCGCTGCGCGTCGACAGGGAGCTGCTCGCGGCAAGCGTGCTCGACGGCGCCTCGGTCAGCGTCGGCGTCTCGCAGGCGGCGGCCTTCGACGTGCCTTCGCTTTTGATGAGCCTCGACCATTACCCCTATGGCTGCGCCGAGCAGACCACCAGCCGCGCCATGCCGCTGCTCTATGTCAACGACATGGCCACCAGCATCGGTATGGAGAGCGATCCCGACCTGCACGGGCGCATCCAGGACGCCGTCTACAAGGTGCTCAGCTACCAGGCTTCCAGCGGCAGCTTCGGTCTTTGGGGTCCGGGCTCCGGCGATCTCTGGCTCGACGGCTATGTGACGGAGTTCCTGACCCGGGCGCGCGAGCAGAAATACGACGTGCCGGCGCAGGCGATGAGCCAGGCGCTGAACAACCTGCAGAACTCGCTCGGCTACGACCAGGACGTCCAGGATCGCGGCAGCGAGATCGCCTACGCGCTCTACGTGCTCGCCCGCAACAAGAAGGCCTCGATCGGCGATCTGCGCTATTATGCCGATACGCAGCTCGAGGCCTTCACCAGCCCGATGGCGGTCGCGCAGCTGGCGGCGAGCCTGGCGCTCTATGGCGACACGCAGCGTTCGGAAGCCACCTTCCAGACGGCGTTGCGGCTGGCGCAGGCGGGCACCGAATACGACTACTACCGGTCCGACTACGGCTCGCCGCTCCGCGATGGCGCTGCGATGCTGGCTTTGGCGGCGGAATCGAAGCCGGTGCCGAGCATCGTGCCGCAGCTGATCAGGCTGCTGGCAAGGGAACGCGCCGACGCCCGCTGGACGAGCACGCAGGACGAATCCTGGATGCTGTTGGCGGCGCGCGCGCTGAAGGAAGGCAATGATTCCATCACGCTTTCCGTCAACGGCGCGCCGCATTCGGGCGGCTATTCCGACCGCGTTTCCGGCAGCGACCTCGAGGGCAGCCCGCTCACCATCGCCAACACCGGCACGACGCCGCTGCAGGCGGTTGTGACCGCGGTGGCGGCGCCGGTCGACCCGCTGCCGGCCGGCGGCGACGGCTTCACCATCGATCGCACCTATTACAGGCTCGACGGCACCGAGGCCAACGTCACCGAGGCCAGGCAGAACGAACGCTATGTGGTCGTGCTCAAGATCTACGAGCAGAACAAATGGGCGTCTCGTCTGCTGATCACCGACCTGCTGCCGGCAGGCTTCGAGATCGACAATCCGGGCCTGGTTTCCAGCGCGCAATTGTCGAACTTCTCGTGGCTGGCGCAGACGGATGCCGCGCATCTGGAGTTCCGCGACGACCGCTTCGTAGCCGCCTTCAATCCCAATGAAGGCGACGGCGACCGCAACATCACGCTCGCCTATGTCGTGCGCGCCGTGACGCCGGGCACCTATGCCCATCCGGCGGCGACGGTGGAGGACATGTACCGGCCGCAATATTCGGCCCGCACCGCCTCCGGCATGATGGAGGTCAAGGCGGAGTAA
- a CDS encoding M15 family metallopeptidase, translating to MATLALLAATSFAAHADPLPAGFVRLADIDPTIRKDIRYAGSQNFLHRKVEGYEAPVCILTEQAAKALSSVQKAIAARSLTLVVFDCYRPARAVADMGQWTRQGGPPDPRWYPTVERGDLIAKGYVGELSSHSRGSTVDLAIAEMDKTSAAHPACGAPDAVTLDFGTGFDCFDPMSETVHRPLPAQAAANRKMLLAAMRSAGFRNYAREWWHFTLAKEPFPKQRFDFPVTAN from the coding sequence ATCGCAACGCTGGCTCTTCTGGCTGCCACCTCCTTCGCCGCCCACGCCGATCCCCTCCCCGCCGGCTTCGTGCGGCTGGCCGATATCGATCCGACCATCCGCAAGGACATCCGCTATGCCGGATCCCAAAACTTCCTGCACCGCAAGGTCGAAGGCTATGAAGCGCCGGTCTGCATTCTGACCGAACAGGCGGCGAAGGCGCTTTCCAGCGTCCAGAAAGCGATCGCCGCGAGGAGCCTGACATTGGTCGTCTTCGACTGCTACCGCCCGGCGCGCGCCGTTGCCGATATGGGGCAATGGACGCGGCAAGGCGGCCCACCCGACCCGCGATGGTACCCGACGGTCGAGCGCGGCGACCTCATCGCCAAGGGTTACGTCGGCGAGCTGTCCAGCCATTCGCGCGGCTCGACCGTCGATCTGGCGATCGCCGAGATGGACAAGACAAGCGCGGCACATCCCGCTTGCGGGGCACCCGACGCGGTCACGCTGGACTTCGGCACCGGCTTCGACTGTTTCGATCCAATGAGCGAGACGGTCCATCGCCCTCTTCCCGCCCAGGCAGCCGCCAACCGCAAGATGCTGCTGGCGGCCATGCGCTCCGCCGGCTTCCGCAACTATGCGCGCGAATGGTGGCACTTCACGCTGGCGAAAGAGCCCTTTCCGAAACAGCGTTTCGATTTTCCGGTCACCGCAAACTAG